One stretch of Serinicoccus hydrothermalis DNA includes these proteins:
- the hisA gene encoding 1-(5-phosphoribosyl)-5-[(5-phosphoribosylamino)methylideneamino]imidazole-4-carboxamide isomerase — MTPDLSTDTGEIPVTNTGAFTVYPAIDVRGGAVVRLHKGDYDQETRYTDNPVAVAESYARSGAAWLHLVDLDAARAGGYTLLETLTTICDTTGLRVQTGGGVRSVDDVQRLLDAGAERVVVGSLAVQEPATVVGWLDRFGPERVTVALDTRIGEDGRWVLPTAGWTSVGEQDLTTTLHQYHGSGLRHVLCTDIGRDGTLSGPNFHLYTMLTRSNPALQVQASGGARSVDDVRAAKKQGCAGIILGKALLEGRFTVDDAVLEEQP; from the coding sequence GCACCGACACCGGAGAGATCCCCGTGACCAACACCGGAGCCTTCACCGTCTACCCGGCGATCGACGTCCGCGGCGGCGCGGTCGTGCGCCTGCACAAGGGTGACTACGACCAGGAGACGCGCTACACCGACAACCCGGTGGCCGTGGCCGAGAGCTATGCCCGCTCCGGCGCCGCCTGGCTGCACCTGGTCGACCTGGACGCGGCCCGCGCCGGCGGATACACCCTGCTCGAGACGCTCACCACGATCTGCGACACCACCGGCCTGCGGGTGCAGACCGGCGGCGGCGTCCGCAGCGTCGACGACGTGCAGCGGCTGCTGGACGCCGGAGCCGAGCGGGTCGTCGTCGGCTCGCTCGCGGTGCAGGAGCCCGCCACCGTGGTCGGGTGGCTGGACCGCTTCGGGCCCGAGCGGGTCACCGTGGCGCTCGACACGCGGATCGGCGAGGACGGCCGCTGGGTGCTGCCGACCGCGGGCTGGACCTCGGTGGGGGAGCAGGACCTCACGACGACGCTGCACCAGTACCACGGCTCGGGCCTGCGGCACGTTCTCTGCACCGACATCGGCCGGGACGGCACGCTGTCCGGGCCCAACTTCCACCTCTACACGATGCTCACCCGGTCCAACCCCGCGCTGCAGGTCCAGGCCTCGGGCGGGGCCCGCTCGGTCGACGACGTGCGGGCCGCCAAGAAGCAGGGCTGCGCCGGGATCATCCTGGGCAAGGCGTTGCTCGAGGGCCGGTTCACCGTCGACGACGCGGTGCTGGAGGAGCAGCCATGA
- the hisIE gene encoding bifunctional phosphoribosyl-AMP cyclohydrolase/phosphoribosyl-ATP diphosphatase HisIE: MSDRTPRMSGPGAPDTDRTPRMSGVEADFDVADVDFTKTDGIIPGVVQHAHTGQVLMVGFLDEQALATTLRTGLATFFSRSRGTQWTKGETSGNVLRVEAVELDCDRDTLLLHAVPSGPTCHTGEETCFDPGARRGSFVHELDEVVRVRQAELPEGSYTTSLFEGGVRRIAQKVGEEGVETALAAVAQDDEALLGESADLVYHLLVLLRSRDLGLADVERVLRQRHG; this comes from the coding sequence ATGAGCGACCGGACACCCCGTATGTCCGGTCCCGGGGCACCTGACACCGACCGGACACCCCGTATGTCCGGCGTCGAGGCGGACTTCGACGTCGCCGACGTCGACTTCACCAAGACCGACGGGATCATCCCCGGTGTCGTGCAGCACGCGCACACCGGTCAGGTGCTCATGGTCGGCTTCCTCGACGAGCAGGCGCTGGCCACGACCCTGCGGACGGGGCTGGCGACCTTCTTCAGCCGCAGCCGGGGCACCCAGTGGACCAAGGGGGAGACGAGCGGCAACGTGCTGCGCGTCGAGGCGGTCGAGCTCGACTGTGACCGCGACACCCTGCTGCTCCACGCCGTCCCCAGCGGACCCACGTGCCACACGGGCGAGGAGACCTGCTTCGACCCGGGCGCGCGTCGGGGGTCTTTCGTGCACGAGCTGGACGAGGTCGTTCGCGTCCGCCAGGCGGAGCTGCCGGAGGGGTCCTACACCACCTCGCTCTTCGAGGGCGGGGTGCGACGGATCGCGCAGAAGGTCGGGGAGGAGGGGGTCGAGACGGCGCTGGCCGCGGTGGCACAGGACGACGAGGCGCTGCTCGGGGAGTCGGCCGACCTCGTCTACCACCTGCTCGTGCTGCTGCGCTCGCGCGACCTCGGGCTGGCGGACGTCGAGCGGGTGCTGCGGCAGCGGCACGGCTGA
- the hisF gene encoding imidazole glycerol phosphate synthase subunit HisF, with protein sequence MTLARRIIPCLDVREGRVVKGTRFRNHRDMGDIVELAQRYAREGADELVFYDITASPEGRGVDVGWVARVARAIDIPFCVAGGIRSVETARAVLHAGADKVSVNTPATQRPELVGELADAFGVQCVVVGVDSLRDEDGHWRIRQFTGSPEATRALQTTTLDWVREVVGLGAGEVVLNCMGSDGVRDGYDIEQLAAVRSLCPVPLVASGGAGTPQHFVDVFREADVDGALAATVFHDGSIPIPSLKATLAEQGVEVRS encoded by the coding sequence ATGACCCTGGCGCGGCGGATCATCCCCTGCCTCGACGTGCGCGAGGGGCGGGTGGTCAAGGGAACCCGCTTCCGCAACCACCGCGACATGGGCGACATCGTCGAGCTGGCGCAGCGGTATGCCCGTGAGGGCGCCGACGAGCTCGTCTTCTACGACATCACCGCCAGCCCCGAGGGCCGCGGCGTGGACGTCGGCTGGGTGGCGCGGGTGGCGCGCGCCATCGACATCCCCTTCTGCGTGGCCGGCGGCATCCGGTCCGTGGAGACCGCCCGTGCGGTGCTGCACGCCGGGGCCGACAAGGTCTCGGTCAACACCCCCGCGACGCAGCGGCCCGAGCTGGTCGGCGAGCTCGCCGACGCCTTCGGTGTGCAGTGCGTCGTCGTCGGCGTCGACAGCCTGCGGGACGAGGACGGGCACTGGCGGATCCGGCAGTTCACCGGCAGCCCCGAGGCGACCCGGGCGCTGCAGACGACCACGCTGGACTGGGTGCGCGAGGTCGTCGGGCTGGGCGCCGGGGAGGTCGTGCTCAACTGCATGGGCTCGGACGGGGTGCGGGACGGCTACGACATCGAGCAGCTGGCCGCGGTCCGCTCGCTGTGCCCGGTGCCCCTCGTCGCCAGCGGCGGGGCCGGGACCCCGCAGCACTTCGTCGACGTCTTCCGCGAGGCCGACGTCGACGGCGCGCTCGCGGCGACGGTCTTCCACGACGGGTCCATCCCCATACCGTCCCTCAAGGCGACGCTCGCCGAGCAGGGTGTGGAGGTGCGCTCATGA
- the xerD gene encoding site-specific tyrosine recombinase XerD: protein MPPTQTPLGRAVGDWLDHLRVERGRSEHTLSAYRRDLRRYLDFLGDHGITAAGEVRPEHVTQFLAHLRAGDADHPPLAPTSAARAVVAVRGLHTFLAVEGEVEDDPSRDVAPPTPPRRLPKALSATDVERLIQAASVGDTPAALRDRALLEVLYGCGARVSEAIALDVDDLDLARPEAAADGELPGVVRLFGKGRKERVVPMGRYARDALDAWLVRGRPELARKGSGTPAVFVNARGGRLSRQSAWNAIRAAADRADLRAEISPHTLRHSFATHLLDGGADVRVVQELLGHASVATTQIYTHVSTQHLREVYAQSHPRARR from the coding sequence ATGCCCCCGACCCAGACGCCGCTGGGGCGGGCGGTGGGGGACTGGCTGGACCACCTGCGGGTGGAGCGGGGGCGGTCCGAGCACACGTTGTCGGCCTACCGGCGCGACCTGCGTCGCTACCTCGACTTCCTCGGTGACCACGGCATCACCGCCGCGGGCGAGGTGCGCCCCGAGCACGTCACGCAGTTCCTGGCTCACCTGCGCGCAGGGGACGCCGACCACCCGCCGCTCGCCCCGACCTCGGCCGCCCGCGCGGTCGTCGCGGTGCGCGGCCTGCACACCTTCCTCGCGGTCGAGGGAGAGGTCGAGGACGACCCGTCCCGGGACGTCGCCCCGCCGACGCCGCCGCGGCGGCTGCCCAAGGCGCTGAGCGCCACCGACGTCGAGCGGCTGATCCAGGCCGCGTCGGTGGGGGACACCCCGGCGGCACTGCGCGACCGGGCGCTGCTCGAGGTGCTCTACGGCTGCGGCGCCCGGGTCAGCGAGGCCATCGCCCTCGACGTCGACGACCTGGACCTCGCGCGCCCCGAGGCGGCCGCCGACGGAGAGCTCCCTGGTGTCGTGCGCCTCTTCGGCAAGGGGCGCAAGGAGCGGGTGGTGCCCATGGGTCGGTATGCCCGGGACGCGCTCGACGCGTGGCTCGTGCGCGGGCGCCCCGAGCTGGCCCGGAAGGGCAGCGGCACGCCGGCGGTCTTCGTCAACGCGCGGGGCGGGCGCCTGTCCCGCCAGTCCGCGTGGAACGCCATCCGGGCGGCCGCCGACCGCGCCGACCTCCGCGCCGAGATCTCCCCGCACACCCTGCGCCACTCCTTCGCCACCCACCTGCTCGACGGCGGCGCCGACGTCCGGGTGGTCCAGGAGCTCCTCGGCCACGCCTCGGTCGCGACCACCCAGATCTACACGCACGTGTCCACGCAGCACCTGCGCGAGGTGTATGCCCAGTCCCACCCCCGTGCGCGCCGCTGA